One part of the Dunckerocampus dactyliophorus isolate RoL2022-P2 chromosome 11, RoL_Ddac_1.1, whole genome shotgun sequence genome encodes these proteins:
- the si:ch211-159i8.4 gene encoding matrix-remodeling-associated protein 5 isoform X2 has product MELWWCTKIFCRLATVAFPLIITSLLWLTITPVQTAPSCPRSCSCPGVKDVHCTFRHLTAIPKNFPKDTERLNLGYNSLTEVEGSEFRSLRQLEMLMLHGNDISTVQDGAFYSLRSLQIMKLSYNKLTTVTPGLFEGLVGLVRLHLDHNLISFIEPYSFSGLTSLKLLQLEGNLLKEIHPHTFITVSLLGNFWTSGLKHLHLSDNLLDQLPASALNTAPRLELLSLHGNPWTCDCQLHWLVQWSSTHEGVIKCKKERETSTAEICPQCFSPQPLNGTLLLGLTEDQLTCERPALHSSLKLWDNPVWAESDTEPDLPYTRDLEKPLGDLSFALSDSHGNNAHVVCDVRHPGDSSPISWTVNTRTAQGLSINVSLATVLECEIDREKLQNLWQLVAYYYESPAILERGQQRANTSKTTYQYAQVPNENSPYFTDLKGYLVGEPTWLLQHRVTLKLNRQQTTTKKLVMDFTTVITKRINSHHRGQQDNTDIPSSWAMINRGTAGRVKTALEGSEVHLKCSVVTSQQDVKMEWMLPDLSIVESITDKVKIDDTGDLVIMNTSQSDSGLYHCMIRTKAGVDLMSLRLTVKERSLSPTAFNGQKMIVEKGGSISLPCEVTSVQPSQTVWYMPKNKVLLPTQKTRKATVMENGTLVVKKLMEEDSGEYSCLASNLYGVDMLSHIVEVTGEMVSQNSEVKTETEQQILNTDEEEGSAGDYQETSRRFVTQVSMEGKQHRSPETNKIPRKDLKRKPTIIVKKLDPNYWAEVLAKTNAKLPISRASELPLQDSTTQIVPATLPNPATTISSFLISSNFPITTISDVRIEPTTFLLETQPKTSLTPSARSTEPSKQQVIEITDKNNGITESSTVATQAEKAENRNYGEAKRKFFPSNSSRRRPPFRRRKPPMRRIKPDLKPFRHSSNMLNSTVSPPTITTTITTVTTTAIGKTTSALPTVTAYYRTEEDKVDEKSNYKDSGGLDEKKESNSETRHTLQDFKNRFTAFQSVVEKEANLDIPPEAHVLPYTKTKTEVSSLPTKMTLVEETEQGGSEKISKGKMVDHLEEKGQTEGMHKALEKVKSENELVTQSYNMWHKPLSTIQTPKPNRHPSLEQNRPNQTRGSSSKVITSHVNKNKTKEDSIYKENIEVARARTKPEIPHVPIVQPIHPWLHQYNQGREQPTSAQVLQTHKDGYSEKLSEVDLSSPPFPPHTAPTSRWSTNHHHYPVYPPWPGQRSFLYPKQGAVPHIVPTQEARPQGQNPVATNRPEIIAETVKPTPTHRSQVRDHLLLSRLRNRYRQAYVDRLSQLGKIMTPKPRINYDNPVNPIQPSPIPLNPVRAFLPRPQAPTPSNALRPPNFAKPTVSAFSGFNSTPHPQQPTKSGLQPGSQWPVRAGIGSRHPTAAPPYPRVFGAGAGGAKPRITTVNKASVSVLAEGDAVLHCKATGNPDPSIAWTKVSTGATIPANTKHGSRFEVFKNGTFVIKTVQLQDRGQYLCTAQNRFGSDRMVITLAVQTEAPKIQPARSTEIAIYLGKSVTLDCLASGKPPAQISWILPDGTFVREIGTVHSRLPQMSLLVNGTLQMPSTNFSSKGDYKCIASNAAGADTIIYHLHVAALPPSISEAASDTVIIPAGRGLYVHCSLKGEPFPTLKWALPSGVHVKPSQFLGHRLFVFPNGTLYVKNVSPADAGRYECLAANTVGIAKRTVRIEVRADSSSNSPHPPVLFPPIQHHAVPSRQHSVSAMYGSAVYLHCPESSGYPRGTIWQLPSKTTIEHRYSPERPIKVFRNGTLRILQLTELDGGNYLCIFQRPNGEDMELFRVDVLMTPPRIEHVDCVATGLPDPEVSWSLPDGTLINNALQSDDSGYRNRRYVIFDNGTLLLHQMGKKDEGDYTCYAKNKLGKDERKVSVKVGPNAPRISFQSQSLITVKYGEFAKMSCQATGEPTPRIFWISPRNDVIPTSSDKFDIMENGMLVVKRVTLADEGKYACVARNSAGDDVKNVLLEVEFREPFINGKKGKTSRNVVGVSYQTVLLDCKVEGKPVPKVWWVTPYGHSLQTSYLSGRFQVHQNGSLEVRGARKTDGGRYMCMAKNHLGEASLVIELDVAPIAEKPSFAVPNIEIISIQQYGRELYLQCPARGKPNPEFVWVLPNGTMLMPGFRLQRFTHHQGNGTLWISQLAASDKGVYRCLAKNIAGQAEKRYALEAGRKPTIRGPAGGIKITYGQTLNLPCTVEGWPQASIAWTLPNGFTLDKPQSVGRVTFLANGTLQMRQIATFDKGTYICKASNAFGSSTLSYPITVMVHPPRVTSMLPSITRVSRGSPVRLNCVATGVPKPEISWTLPGSTTLVPHNHYIVQGGIHMTEDGSLVIQNPVLMNSGIYKCNAKNALGTDFKSTYLQVV; this is encoded by the exons ATGGAGTTGTGGTGGTGCACCAAGATCTTCTGCAGGTTGGCGACAGTGGCCTTTCCCCTGATCATCACATCGCTACTATGGCTAACG ATCACCCCCGTCCAGACTGCACCTTCCTGTCCACGGAGCTGTAGCTGTCCAGGTGTTAAAGACGTCCACTGTACTTTCAGACATCTCACAGCCATACCAAAAAATTTTCCCAAAGACACAGAGAGGCTCAATTTAGg ATATAATAGCCTGACTGAGGTGGAAGGGTCCGAATTCAGGTCACTACGGCAATTGGAAATGCTCATGTTACATGGTAACGACATAAGCACTGTCCAAGATGGAGCATTTTACAGCTTGCGGTCGCTACAG ATAATGAAGCTGAGTTACAACAAGCTAACAACAGTGACCCCTGGTTTGTTTGAGGGTCTTGTTGGTCTGGTTCGTCTCCATCTGGACCACAACCTCATCAGCTTTATCGAGCCATACTCATTTTCGGGTTTGACTTCTCTCAAACTGTTACAACTGGAGGGAAATCTTCTTAAAGAGATCCATCCTCATACCTTCATTACAGTGTCCCTGCTTGGAAACTTTTGGACCTCTGGACTCAA ACACTTACACCTTTCAGACAATCTGTTGGATCAGCTCCCTGCCTCTGCATTGAACACAGCTCCCAGGCTGGAGCTCCTCTCTCTTCATGGTAACCCCTGGACTTGTGATTGTCAGCTTCACTGGCTGGTACAGTGGAGCTCCACACATGaag GagtaataaagtgtaaaaaggaaCGTGAAACCAGCACAGCTGAGATTTGTCcccagtgtttctcacctcaaccCCTGAACGGTACCCTCTTGCTTGGGTTAACTGAAGACCAGCTTACCTGTGAGAGGCCAGCTCTTCACTCTTCCCTGAAACTCTGGGACAACCCAGTGTGGGCTGAATCTGATACAGAACCTGACCTCCCATACACCCGTGATCTTGAAAAGCCCTTAGGTGACCTGAGCTTTGCTCTGTCGGATAGCCATGGAAATAATGCCCACGTGGTGTGCGACGTGCGTCACCCAGGAGACAGTTCACCAATAAGCTGGACAGTGAATACACGGACAGCACAAGGGTTGTCTATTAATGTATCATTGGCAACTGTCCTTGAGTGTGAGATTGATcgtgaaaaattgcaaaacctTTGGCAATTGGTTGCATATTACTATGAAAGTCCTGCTATTTTGGAGAGAGGTCAACAAAGAGCAAACACGAGCAAAACAACTTATCAATATGCACAAGTTCCAAATGAGAATTCCCCTTATTTTACAGACTTAAAGGGTTATTTAGTAGGAGAGCCTACATGGCTGCTTCAACACAGAGTCACTTTAAAGCTTAATAGGCAGCAAACAACAACCAAGAAACTGGTGATGGATTTTACTACAGTGATCACCAAGCGTATTAACAGTCATCATAGAGGGCAGCAAGACAACACTGACATTCCTTCTTCTTGGGCAATGATTAATCGTGGAACTGCAGGACGTGTGAAAACTGCTCTGGAGGGCTCAGAGGTTCATTTAAAATGCAGTGTTGTCACTTCACAACAGGATGTGAAAATGGAGTGGATGCTTCCAGATTTGTCCATTGTGGAGAGTATTactgataaagtcaaaattgatGACACAGGGGACCTTGTCATAATGAATACATCACAATCTGACTCTGGCCTCTACCACTGTATGATCAGAACAAAAGCTGGAGTGGATTTGATGTCTCTGAGGCTTACTGTCAAAGAACGATCACTGAGTCCCACTGCTTTCAATGGTCAGAAAATGATAGTTGAAAAGGGAGGTTCAATCTCTCTCCCATGTGAAGTAACATCAGTGCAACCCAGTCAAACTGTTTGGTACATGCCCAAAAACAAAGTTCTTCTTCCCACACAAAAGACAAGAAAAGcaacagtaatggaaaatgggACTTTGGTGGTAAAGAAATTGATGGAAGAGGATTCAGGGGAGTATAGTTGTTTGGCCTCAAATCTCTATGGCGTTGACATGCTGTCACACATAGTGGAAGTCACAGGGGAAATGGTCTCCCAAAACTCTGAAGTAAAGACAGAAACAGAGCAGCAAATCTTAAACACTGATGAGGAAGAGGGTTCAGCGGGAGATTACCAAGAAACTAGTCGGCGTTTTGTGACACAGGTTTCTATGGAAGGAAAACAGCATCGGAGtcctgaaacaaacaaaatcccAAGGAAAGATCTGAAACGAAAACCCACCATTATTGTGAAGAAATTAGATCCTAATTACTGGGCGGAGGTTTTGGCTAAAACCAATGCTAAACTACCCATTTCACGGGCCTCAGAGTTGCCGCTACAAGATTCCACCACTCAAATTGTCCCAGCCACTTTGCCCAACCCTGCAACTACCATTTCCTCCTTTCTAATATCCAGCAATTTTCCCATCACAACAATTTCTGATGTTAGGATTGAGCCAACAACTTTTCTGTTGGAAACGCAACCAAAAACTTCACTGACCCCATCTGCCAGAAGCACAGAGCCATCCAAGCAGCAGGTTATTGAGATTACCGACAAAAACAATGGCATAACTGAGTCTTCAACTGTTGCAACCCAAGCCGAAAAAGCAGAAAACAGAAATTATGGTGAAGCTAAAAGGAAATTTTTTCCTAGTAACTCCAGTCGGAGAAGGCCACCTTTCAGGCGTAGAAAACCTCCAATGAGAAGAATTAAACCTGATCTGAAACCGTTCCGTCATTCATCAAACATGCTTAATTCTACAGTTTCCCCACCAACAATCACAACAACTATTACTACAGTCACTACCACTGCAATTGGTAAGACAACATCTGCACTACCTACAGTCACTGCTTACTACCGGACCGAGGAAGACAAAGTCGATGAAAAATCTAATTACAAGGATAGTGGTGGTttggatgaaaaaaaagaatcaaacTCTGAAACACGTCATACTCTTCAGGATTTTAAAAATAGGTTCACCGCATTTCAATCAGTTGTAGAAAAAGAAGCCAACTTAGATATTCCTCCAGAAGCACATGTTTTACcttatacaaaaacaaagacagaagtTAGTTCTCTCCCAACCAAAATGACTCTTGTGGAAGAAACAGAGCAAGGTGGTTCAGAAAAGATATCTAAAGGAAAGATGGTGGACCATCTGGAAGAAAAAGGTCAGACTGAGGGAATGCACAAAGCCCTCGAGAAAGTCAAATCTGAGAATGAGCTGGTCACCCAGAGTTACAATATGTGGCATAAACCTCTTTCCACAATCCAAACACCAAAACCAAACAGGCATCCTTCACTGGAACAAAACAGACCAAACCAAACAAGAGGTTCATCATCCAAAGTGATTACttcacatgtaaacaaaaacaaaacaaaagaggaCAGTATTTACAAGGAAAATATAGAGGTGGCTAGAGCAAGAACAAAGCCTGAAATCCCCCATGTTCCTATAGTGCAGCCGATTCACCCCTGGCTCCACCAGTACAACCAAGGACGAGAACAACCAACATCTGCACAGGtgctacaaacacacaaagacgGATATTCAGAAAAACTGAGTGAAGTGGATCTTAGTAGCCCTCCTttccctccccacactgcaccAACCTCCCGTTGGTCTACAAACCATCATCATTATCCTGTATATCCTCCTTGGCCAGGGCAACGGTCATTTCTTTATCCCAAACAAG GTGCTGTGCCACACATTGTGCCCACACAGGAAGCCAGACCTCAGGGTCAAAACCCAGTTGCTACCAACAGACCGGAGATCATAGCTGAAACAGTAAAGCCCACACCCACTCACAGAAGCCAAGTCAGAGATCATCTCTTACTGTCAAGGCTGAGGAACAGATACAGACAG gcGTACGTTGATCGTCTCTCACAGCTTGGAAAAATAATGACACCAAAACCGCGCATAAACTACGACAATCCTGTAAACCCAATTCAACCCAGTCCCATACCGCTTAACCCAGTCAGAGCCTTCCTTCCCAGACCACAAGCACCAACACCCTCCAATGCCTTGCGACCTCCAAACTTTGCTAAACCTACAGTGTCGGCATTCTCTGGTTTCAATTCAACCCCTCATCCTCAGCAACCTACCAAATCAGGATTACAGCCAGGGAGTCAGTGGCCTGTTCGAG CTGGAATTGGCTCTCGACATCCAACTGCTGCACCTCCATACCCACGGGTGTTCGGAGCTGGGGCTGGTGGGGCAAAACCCCGCATCACCACAGTAAACAAAGCCAGTGTGTCAGTGCTGGCAGAGGGTGATGCTGTTCTACATTGTAAAGCAACAGGGAATCCTGACCCTAGCATTGCATGGACAAAAGTATCTACAG GTGCCACCATACCAGCCAACACCAAGCATGGTTCCCGTTTTGAAGTCTTCAAAAATGGAACTTTTGTAATTAAAACAGTCCAGCTTCAGGACAGAGGCCAGTACCTTTGCACTGCCCAGAATAGGTTTGGATCAGATCGTATGGTAATCACGTTAGCAGTCCAGACTGAGGCCCCCAAGATCCAACCTGCCAGGTCTACGGAAATAGCAATCTATTTAGGAAAAAGTGTGACCCTTGATTGCCTTGCTTCTGGAAAACCACCAGCCCAAATTTCCTGGATTCTACCAGATGGCACATTTGTTCGTGAAATTGGGACTGTTCATTCCCGACTTCCTCAAATGTCACTACTTGTGAATGGGACATTGCAAATGCCGTCAACAAATTTCTCCAGTAAAGGAGactataaatgtattgcaagCAATGCAGCAGGTGCTGATACAATCATTTATCATCTTCATGTTGCAGCTTTGCCTCCAAGCATCAGTGAAGCTGCAAGTGACACTGTGATCATTCCGGCAG GTAGGGGTCTATATGTCCATTGTTCCTTGAAAGGTGAACCTTTTCCCACTTTGAAGTGGGCACTGCCATCAGGGGTCCATGTGAAGCCATCACAGTTCCTGGGACATCGGCTCTTTGTCTTTCCCAATGGGACACTGTATGTGAAAAATGTCTCACCAGCTGATGCAGGGAG gtatgaatgtttgGCCGCAAACACTGTGGGCATTGCCAAAAGAACTGTGCGGATTGAAGTGAGGGCAGATAGCTCCTCAAATAGCCCCCATCCTCCTGTTCTTTTCCCCCCTATTCAGCATCATGCTGTTCCATCCCGTCAGCACTCAGTGTCAGCTATGTATGGTTCTGCTGTTTACTTACACTGTCCAGAGTCTAGTGGATACCCAAGGGGCACCATCTGGCAACTACCCTCCAAAACCACCATCGAGCATCGATACAG TCCAGAGAGACCAATTAAAGTTTTCCGGAATGGGACTCTGAGGATACTTCAGCTAACAGAGCTGGATGGCGGAAATTATCTGTGTATCTTTCAGCGACCCAATGGAGAGGACATGGAGCTCTTTCGG GTGGATGTCTTGATGACGCCGCCCAGAATCGAACAT GTGGATTGTGTTGCAACAGGCCTCCCAGATCCAGAAGTCTCTTGGAGCCTACCAGATGGAACACTAATCAACAATGCACTTCAGTCTGACGACAGTGGCTATCGCAACCGCCGatatgttatttttgacaatGGAACATTACTTCTCCATCAAATGGGCAAAAAAGATGAGGGTGACTACACTTGTTATGCAAAGAACAAACTGGGTAAAGATGAGAGAAAAGTTAGTGTCAAAGTTGGACCAAACGCCCCAAGAATTAGTTTTCAATCCCAGTCACTGATAACTGTGAAATATGGAGAGTTCGCTAAAATGAGCTGTCAAGCAACAGGTGAACCAACACCAAGGATCTTTTGGATCTCACCACGTAACGATGTGATCCCAACATCATCAGACAAGTTTGACATTATGGAAAATGGTATGTTAGTGGTGAAAAGAGTAACGCTTGCTGATGAAGGGAAATATGCATGTGTGGCACGAAATTCTGCTGGTGATGACGTAAAAAATGTACTTCTTGAGGTTGAATTCCGGGAACCCTTTATTAATGGCAAAAAAGGAAAGACTTCCAGAAATGTTGTCGGTGTTTCTTATCAAACAGTGCTATTGGACTGCAAGGTGGAAGGGAAACCTGTGCCAAAAGTTTGGTGGGTTACCCCTTATGGCCACTCGCTTCAAACTTCCTACCTCAGCGGCCGCTTCCAAGTCCACCAAAATGGCAGTTTGGAGGTGAGAGGGGCAAGGAAGACAGATGGAGGCAGGTACATGTGTATGGCCAAAAACCATCTAGGTGAAGCATCATTAGTAATTGAATTAGATGTGGCGCCAATAGCAGAGAAGCCAAGTTTCGCTGTTCCTAATATTGAAATCATATCAATTCAACAATATGGCAGGGAATTGTACCTGCAGTGCCCTGCTCGTGGCAAGCCAAACCCTGAGTTTGTGTGGGTGCTACCTAATGGAACAATGTTAATGCCTGGTTTTAGACTCCAACGCTTTACCCACCATCAGGGCAACGGCACTCTGTGGATCTCTCAGCTGGCTGCAAGCGATAAGGGAGTTTACAGGTGTCTAGCAAAGAATATAGCGGGACAAGCAGAGAAGCGCTATGCACTGGAAGCGGGCAGAAAGCCGACAATCAGAGGACCCGCAG GTGGGATAAAGATCACCTACGGCCAAACTCTCAACTTGCCCTGCACTGTGGAAGGCTGGCCACAGGCGTCGATCGCATGGACCCTACCCAATGGCTTCACTTTGGATAAACCTCAGTCCGTTGGGCGAGTTACGTTTCTTGCCAATGGGACCCTCCAGATGAGGCAGATTGCTACTTTTGACAAAGGGACATATATATGCAAAGCCTCAAATGCATTTGGCTCATCAACATTGTCATACCCTATCACGGTAATGGTTCATCCACCACGCGTCACCAGTATGCTACCCTCCATCACCAGAGTCAGTCGGGGATCGCCAGTGAGGTTAAATTGTGTTGCTACTGGTGTTCCCAAGCCAGAAATTTCATGGACTCTACCTGGCAGTACTACATTGGTTCCACATAACCACTACATAGTCCAAGGAGGGATCCACATGACAGAGGATGGTAGCTTGGTTATTCAGAACCCTGTGCTCATGAACTCTGGTATCTATAAATGCAATGCTAAAAATGCCCTTGGAACAGATTTTAAGTCTACATACCTACAAGTGGTGTGA